The following proteins are co-located in the Rhodococcus opacus B4 genome:
- a CDS encoding thiolase family protein: MAEVFLVDGARTPQGRYGGALAGVRPDDLAGLVVAEAARRAGIPGEAVDEVILGAANQAGEDNRDVARMAVLLAGLPDSVPGYTVNRLCASGLTAVASAAHTIRSGEADVVIAGGVESMTRAPWVMAKPGTPWARPGEVADTSLGWRFTNPRFIAADRDVPAGAGPDVRKVTLSMGETAEEVAALEGITRAESDAFALRSQERAIAAVDAGRFDREIVAVPLKDGELTADETPRRGTTLEKLGSLKPVFRKDGIVTAGSSSSLSDGAAALVVASEAAVEKYGLTVRGRIVTSASAGIAPNVMGLGPVPATRKALARANWSISDLGAAELNEAFAAQSLGVIRQLKLDESIVNADGGAIALGHPLGCSGARILLTLLGRMEREGARRGLATLCVGVGQGVAMLIEAP; this comes from the coding sequence GTGGCCGAAGTGTTTCTGGTGGACGGAGCCCGTACCCCGCAGGGTCGGTACGGCGGAGCGCTCGCAGGAGTGCGCCCCGACGATCTTGCCGGTCTCGTCGTGGCCGAGGCCGCCCGCCGGGCCGGGATTCCGGGCGAGGCCGTCGACGAGGTGATCCTCGGTGCCGCCAACCAGGCCGGCGAGGACAACCGCGACGTCGCGCGGATGGCCGTGCTGCTCGCGGGTCTGCCCGACAGCGTGCCCGGCTACACGGTGAACCGGCTGTGCGCGAGCGGTCTGACCGCGGTCGCGTCGGCCGCGCACACCATCCGCAGCGGCGAGGCCGACGTCGTGATCGCCGGTGGCGTCGAGTCGATGACCCGCGCGCCCTGGGTGATGGCCAAGCCGGGCACCCCGTGGGCACGCCCGGGAGAGGTGGCGGACACCTCGCTGGGCTGGCGTTTCACGAACCCGCGGTTCATCGCCGCCGACCGCGACGTTCCGGCCGGGGCCGGACCGGACGTCCGCAAGGTGACGCTGTCGATGGGCGAGACGGCCGAGGAGGTCGCCGCGCTCGAGGGCATCACCCGCGCGGAGAGCGACGCGTTCGCGCTGCGCAGCCAGGAGCGGGCGATCGCGGCGGTCGACGCCGGCCGCTTCGATCGGGAGATCGTCGCCGTGCCGCTGAAGGACGGCGAACTGACCGCCGACGAGACCCCGCGGCGGGGAACCACCCTGGAGAAGCTGGGTTCGCTGAAACCGGTGTTCCGCAAGGACGGCATCGTGACCGCCGGCTCGTCGTCGTCGCTCTCGGACGGCGCCGCGGCCCTGGTCGTCGCGAGCGAGGCGGCGGTGGAGAAGTACGGCCTGACCGTCCGCGGCCGCATCGTCACCAGCGCCAGCGCGGGCATCGCGCCCAACGTCATGGGTCTGGGCCCGGTCCCGGCCACCCGGAAGGCGCTGGCCCGCGCCAACTGGTCGATCTCCGACCTCGGCGCCGCGGAACTCAACGAGGCCTTCGCGGCCCAGTCGCTGGGGGTGATCCGGCAGTTGAAGCTGGACGAGTCGATCGTCAACGCCGACGGCGGCGCCATCGCGCTCGGCCATCCGCTGGGTTGCTCGGGTGCGCGGATCCTGCTGACTCTGCTCGGCCGGATGGAACGCGAAGGTGCCCGCCGCGGGCTCGCCACGCTGTGCGTGGGCGTCGGCCAGGGTGTCGCGATGCTGATCGAGGCGCCGTGA
- a CDS encoding EthD family reductase, translated as MSFKVAVCYGQPEDTEAFDAYYRDTHMPLARKIPGLSDFTWGKCSALDGGKPPYYAIASLVFPDADSMKSGLQSEEMKQAGKDVRNFATGGVTMYVQEEESVYNQ; from the coding sequence ATGAGTTTCAAGGTCGCCGTCTGTTACGGCCAACCCGAGGACACCGAGGCATTCGACGCCTACTACCGCGACACCCACATGCCGCTGGCGCGCAAGATCCCCGGCCTGTCCGACTTCACCTGGGGCAAGTGCAGCGCCCTCGACGGCGGGAAGCCGCCGTACTACGCGATCGCCAGCCTCGTCTTCCCCGACGCCGACAGCATGAAGTCCGGGTTGCAGTCCGAGGAGATGAAGCAGGCCGGCAAGGACGTGCGCAACTTCGCCACCGGCGGCGTCACCATGTACGTCCAAGAAGAAGAATCCGTCTACAACCAGTAG
- a CDS encoding Vgb family protein codes for MILEFAVADEWSGPYAITAGPDQALWLTLVHAGRIARLTVHGEVATYPLDTADCGPTIITPGPDGALWFTRFRDHRIGRMTLDGMTESFPTPTAGSGPFGIVTGPDGALWFTEMNTDRIGRISMDGQITEFPLPTDGGFPSAITAGPDDALWFTLNQANAIGRIDVDGNVAVHALPGSAAGPVGITRGTDDALWFVEIGAGQIGRISVDGRIDEFPLPDRSARPHAIVADLDDGCWFTEWGANRIGHIGLDGAITEYDLPTPSSEPHGIVAGPDGAVWVALEIGRVAYGP; via the coding sequence ATGATTCTGGAGTTCGCTGTCGCCGACGAGTGGTCGGGGCCGTATGCAATCACGGCCGGACCTGACCAAGCCCTGTGGCTGACGCTCGTCCACGCCGGTCGGATCGCGCGCCTCACCGTCCACGGCGAGGTCGCCACTTATCCGCTCGACACCGCCGATTGTGGGCCCACGATAATCACACCGGGCCCCGACGGCGCCCTGTGGTTCACACGATTCCGTGACCATCGGATCGGGCGGATGACGCTCGACGGTATGACCGAGTCCTTCCCGACTCCGACAGCGGGCAGCGGCCCGTTCGGAATCGTCACCGGCCCGGACGGTGCCTTGTGGTTCACCGAGATGAATACCGACCGGATCGGGCGGATCTCCATGGACGGGCAGATCACTGAGTTTCCGCTGCCCACGGACGGTGGGTTCCCGTCGGCGATCACGGCAGGTCCGGACGATGCGCTGTGGTTCACCCTCAACCAGGCGAACGCGATCGGCCGTATCGACGTCGACGGCAACGTCGCGGTGCATGCTCTGCCCGGTTCCGCCGCCGGGCCCGTGGGGATCACCCGCGGAACCGACGACGCGCTGTGGTTCGTCGAGATCGGCGCCGGGCAGATCGGCCGGATCTCTGTCGACGGCCGGATCGACGAGTTTCCGCTACCGGACCGCTCGGCGCGACCTCACGCCATCGTCGCTGATCTCGACGACGGTTGCTGGTTCACCGAATGGGGCGCAAACCGGATCGGGCACATCGGGTTGGACGGTGCCATCACCGAATATGACCTGCCGACACCGTCTTCGGAACCGCACGGCATCGTCGCCGGACCGGACGGTGCGGTCTGGGTTGCCCTGGAAATCGGGCGCGTTGCCTACGGCCCGTGA
- a CDS encoding alpha/beta fold hydrolase — MPVERKSSFVLLADRRLHYCSAGDGPVSVFFEAGMGKSRSTWSLVQPLVAEFAHTIVYDRAGHGLSDPDESGRDFDRILDDHLAVLDATVDRPCVVVGHSYGGPVVRVAANRRPDTIMAVALVDEVSEICKPERMMAAMRGASVLYGAQVVLARLKLLRPLLGKSYYRYLQGEALREAVEEGSTMNSVRAAWSEWRAFGESFTALHDSGPHIPEVSLTTISSNRIRSEKDRGRDFLGAAHRRTAELAPSGRHVYAEHRNHYIPLVEPHLVAREIRDLVGQVGAASGSGPR; from the coding sequence ATGCCCGTTGAACGTAAGTCCAGTTTTGTTCTCCTTGCCGATCGCCGGTTGCATTACTGCTCCGCCGGAGATGGGCCGGTGTCGGTGTTCTTCGAGGCTGGGATGGGGAAGAGCCGATCGACGTGGTCGCTGGTGCAGCCACTGGTTGCAGAATTCGCTCACACCATCGTGTACGACCGCGCAGGGCACGGACTCAGTGACCCCGATGAGAGCGGACGCGATTTCGATCGGATACTCGACGACCATCTGGCCGTCCTGGACGCCACCGTCGACCGTCCCTGCGTCGTCGTGGGACACAGCTACGGCGGCCCGGTGGTGCGCGTGGCGGCGAACCGTCGACCGGACACGATCATGGCCGTCGCTCTGGTCGACGAAGTGTCGGAGATCTGCAAACCCGAGCGGATGATGGCTGCCATGCGGGGCGCCTCGGTGCTGTACGGAGCGCAGGTGGTTCTGGCGCGGTTGAAGCTTCTTCGCCCGCTGCTGGGCAAGTCCTACTACCGCTACCTGCAGGGGGAGGCGCTGCGGGAAGCAGTCGAGGAGGGCTCGACGATGAACTCCGTCCGCGCGGCGTGGTCCGAATGGCGAGCCTTCGGTGAAAGCTTTACCGCGCTCCACGACAGTGGCCCCCACATACCCGAGGTATCGCTCACCACGATCTCGTCGAACAGGATCCGATCCGAGAAGGATCGCGGTCGCGATTTCCTCGGCGCCGCGCACCGCCGAACAGCGGAACTCGCCCCGTCCGGGCGGCACGTCTACGCAGAGCACCGCAATCACTACATTCCGCTGGTCGAACCCCACCTCGTCGCGCGAGAGATTCGGGACTTGGTCGGGCAGGTCGGTGCTGCTTCGGGGTCCGGACCTCGGTGA
- the paaI gene encoding hydroxyphenylacetyl-CoA thioesterase PaaI: MTVDASAECRIAREMFEADTASQALGIQILELDPGHAVASMVVSETMVNGHGITHGGFVFTLADTAFAMACNGYDLPAVAARADIRFLASTRLGDTLVAEAVERARYGRNGLYDVTVRRGDDVIAEFRGDSRALPRP, encoded by the coding sequence ATGACTGTCGACGCATCCGCGGAGTGCCGAATCGCACGGGAGATGTTCGAGGCCGACACCGCATCGCAGGCGCTGGGCATCCAGATCCTCGAACTCGACCCCGGCCACGCGGTCGCGTCGATGGTCGTGAGCGAGACCATGGTCAACGGTCACGGCATCACCCACGGCGGCTTCGTCTTCACCCTCGCCGACACCGCCTTTGCGATGGCGTGCAACGGGTACGACCTGCCCGCCGTCGCCGCCCGCGCCGACATCCGGTTCCTGGCGTCCACCCGCCTCGGCGACACCCTCGTCGCCGAGGCGGTCGAGCGGGCCCGCTACGGGCGCAACGGCCTCTACGACGTCACCGTCCGGCGCGGCGACGACGTCATCGCCGAATTCCGCGGTGACAGTCGTGCGCTGCCGCGCCCGTGA
- the paaZ gene encoding phenylacetic acid degradation bifunctional protein PaaZ, with product MSKLLESYAAGRWYTAPDEGTPLLSAVDGSEVARISATGLDLGEMVTHAREVGGPALAKLTFHERAAALKALALALMAGKDEFYALSTSTGATKRDSGVDIDGGFGTLLSYASKARRELPNDTVYLDGAVEQLGKKGTFLGQHVYTSRRGVAVQINAFNFPVWGFLEKLAPAFIAGVPSIVKPASQSAYLTELVFRRIIESGLLPEGSVQLLSGSARGLLDHLGGQDSVAFTGSADTAATLRAHPNVVGEGVHFNAEADSLNASILGADVEPGSEEFDLYVKQLVTEMTVKAGQKCTAIRRAFVPTALMDDVIAAVETRLSRVVVGAPDAEGVTMGALASLEQRDEVLKSLRGLTKSAQIVVGDPDNFEVVGADKAKGAFLPPILLRSDDKDATEPHDIEAFGPVSTVIGYDGTDEVIALAARGKGSLVASLVTRDAALARDIVLGLAPFHGRVLVLNRDDAKESTGHGSPLPVLVHGGPGRAGGGEELGGIRGILHHMQRTAVQATPDILTAVGNKWVSGSQRHDDGVHPFRKNLAQLRIGDTIVGGPRQVTLKDIDHFAEFTGDTFYAHTDPEAAAANPLFGGIVAHGYLVVSLAAGLFVHPAPGPVLANFGVDSLRFLTPVKADDSLTVTLTAKLITPRSSADYGEVRWDAVVVNQDGDPVATYDVLTLVAKGDNA from the coding sequence GTGAGCAAGTTACTGGAAAGCTACGCTGCCGGACGCTGGTACACCGCGCCCGACGAGGGAACGCCGCTGCTGAGCGCCGTCGACGGCTCCGAGGTGGCGCGCATCTCCGCGACCGGTCTCGACCTCGGCGAGATGGTGACCCACGCCCGCGAGGTCGGCGGACCGGCGCTGGCGAAGCTGACCTTCCACGAGCGCGCCGCCGCACTCAAGGCGCTGGCGCTGGCCCTCATGGCGGGCAAGGACGAGTTCTACGCCCTCTCCACCTCGACCGGCGCCACCAAGCGCGATTCCGGCGTCGACATCGACGGCGGCTTCGGCACCCTCCTCAGCTACGCGAGCAAGGCGCGCCGCGAGCTCCCCAACGACACCGTCTACCTCGACGGCGCGGTCGAGCAGCTGGGTAAGAAGGGCACGTTCCTCGGCCAGCACGTCTACACGTCCCGTCGCGGTGTCGCGGTCCAGATCAACGCGTTCAACTTCCCCGTGTGGGGCTTCCTCGAAAAGCTCGCACCCGCATTCATCGCCGGCGTCCCGTCGATCGTGAAGCCCGCGAGCCAGTCGGCGTACCTCACCGAACTCGTGTTCCGTCGCATCATCGAGTCCGGACTGCTCCCCGAGGGGTCCGTTCAGCTGCTGTCGGGAAGCGCCCGCGGGCTGCTCGACCACCTGGGCGGGCAGGATTCCGTCGCGTTCACCGGATCCGCCGACACCGCCGCCACCCTGCGCGCGCACCCGAACGTCGTCGGCGAGGGTGTGCACTTCAACGCCGAGGCCGACTCGCTCAACGCGTCCATCCTCGGCGCCGACGTCGAGCCGGGCAGCGAGGAATTCGACCTCTACGTCAAGCAACTCGTCACCGAGATGACGGTGAAGGCCGGCCAGAAGTGCACCGCCATCCGCCGTGCCTTCGTCCCGACCGCCCTGATGGACGACGTCATCGCCGCGGTCGAAACCCGGCTCTCGCGCGTCGTCGTCGGCGCCCCCGACGCCGAGGGCGTCACCATGGGTGCGCTCGCCAGCCTCGAGCAGCGCGACGAGGTCCTGAAATCGCTTCGCGGACTCACCAAGTCGGCGCAGATCGTCGTCGGGGACCCCGACAACTTCGAGGTCGTCGGCGCAGACAAGGCCAAGGGCGCGTTCCTGCCGCCGATCCTGCTGCGCTCCGACGACAAGGACGCCACCGAACCCCACGACATCGAGGCGTTCGGCCCGGTCAGCACCGTCATCGGCTACGACGGCACCGACGAGGTCATCGCACTCGCCGCCCGCGGCAAGGGCAGCCTCGTCGCGTCCCTCGTCACGCGCGATGCCGCCCTCGCCCGCGACATCGTGCTCGGCCTCGCCCCGTTCCACGGCCGCGTCCTCGTCCTCAACCGCGACGACGCCAAGGAATCCACCGGCCACGGCTCGCCGCTGCCCGTCCTCGTGCACGGCGGCCCCGGACGCGCAGGCGGCGGTGAGGAACTCGGCGGCATCCGCGGCATCCTGCACCACATGCAGCGCACCGCGGTCCAGGCCACCCCCGACATCCTGACCGCGGTCGGGAACAAGTGGGTCAGCGGTTCGCAGCGTCACGACGACGGCGTCCACCCGTTCCGGAAGAACCTCGCGCAGTTGCGGATCGGCGACACCATCGTCGGCGGCCCCCGCCAGGTCACCCTCAAAGACATCGACCACTTCGCCGAGTTCACCGGCGACACGTTCTACGCCCACACCGACCCCGAGGCCGCCGCCGCCAACCCGCTCTTCGGCGGCATCGTCGCGCACGGGTACCTGGTGGTCTCCCTCGCCGCCGGCCTGTTCGTCCACCCCGCCCCGGGTCCGGTGCTCGCCAACTTCGGCGTCGACAGTCTCCGGTTCCTCACCCCCGTCAAGGCCGACGACAGCCTCACCGTCACCCTCACCGCCAAGCTCATCACCCCGCGCAGCAGCGCCGACTACGGTGAGGTGCGCTGGGACGCAGTCGTGGTCAACCAGGACGGCGACCCCGTCGCAACGTACGACGTTCTCACCCTCGTCGCCAAAGGAGACAACGCATGA
- a CDS encoding 3-hydroxyacyl-CoA dehydrogenase family protein, translated as MTSTAPKNVGVVGGGRMGAGIAQVFATLGSTVTIAESGDREAARTRVSDGLDRAHERGKLGGADPAVVLGRVSTVAAPDALPADLDLVVEAVPELVDLKLAVLSVVEKTVSPATVIATNTSSISIAELGAALNDSARLIGMHFFNPVPASTLVEIVRAPATDAGVVEKVREWVSLLGKTEVLVNDSPGFATSRLGVCLGLEAIRMLEEGVADAESIDRAMELGYRHPMGPLRSTDLVGLDVRLAIAEHLAKTLGDRFTPPALLRDKVARGELGRKSGQGFYTWS; from the coding sequence ATGACGAGCACAGCACCGAAGAACGTCGGCGTCGTCGGCGGCGGCCGGATGGGCGCGGGCATCGCGCAGGTCTTCGCCACCCTCGGCTCCACTGTCACCATCGCCGAGAGCGGCGATCGGGAGGCAGCCCGCACGCGGGTGTCCGACGGGCTCGACCGGGCGCACGAGCGCGGCAAGCTCGGCGGCGCCGACCCCGCGGTCGTCCTGGGCCGGGTGTCGACGGTGGCCGCGCCCGACGCGCTGCCGGCGGACCTCGACCTCGTCGTCGAGGCCGTCCCGGAACTGGTCGACCTGAAGCTCGCGGTGCTGTCGGTGGTCGAGAAGACCGTGTCCCCGGCCACCGTGATCGCGACCAACACCAGTTCGATCTCCATCGCCGAACTCGGTGCCGCCCTGAACGATTCGGCCCGGCTGATCGGGATGCACTTCTTCAACCCGGTCCCGGCGTCGACGCTCGTCGAGATCGTGCGGGCCCCGGCCACCGACGCCGGGGTGGTCGAGAAGGTGCGCGAATGGGTGTCCCTGCTCGGCAAGACCGAGGTGCTGGTCAACGATTCCCCGGGCTTCGCGACCAGCCGGCTCGGCGTGTGCCTCGGGCTCGAGGCCATCCGGATGCTCGAGGAGGGCGTCGCCGACGCCGAATCCATCGACCGGGCCATGGAACTGGGCTACCGCCACCCGATGGGCCCGCTGCGGTCCACCGACCTGGTCGGCCTCGACGTCCGGCTCGCGATCGCCGAGCACCTCGCGAAGACGCTCGGCGACCGGTTCACGCCGCCCGCGCTGCTGCGGGACAAGGTCGCGCGAGGCGAACTCGGCCGCAAGAGCGGTCAAGGCTTCTACACCTGGTCCTGA
- a CDS encoding enoyl-CoA hydratase/isomerase family protein, with translation MNTLKIEDRDDRMVVILHRPAQRNAINAEMIGELHQVCAALEATPKPMLLTGEGDHFAGGADIAELRERGRDEAFAGINRNLFDRIAKLPLPTVAAVSGYALGGGAELSYACDLRVAAETAVFGNPEPGLGIMAAAGASYRLPELVGTSVAKQVLLGGRNLDAATALRCGLVMDVVAPGEHLEAAHKVIDRITRSAPLALKLTKVIVDAPGSHPFADDIAQAVLFESRDKHDRMTAFLEKKK, from the coding sequence GTGAACACACTGAAGATCGAGGACCGTGACGACCGCATGGTCGTCATCCTGCACCGTCCCGCGCAGCGCAACGCCATCAACGCGGAGATGATCGGCGAACTGCATCAGGTGTGCGCGGCGCTGGAGGCCACGCCCAAGCCGATGCTGCTGACCGGTGAGGGCGACCACTTCGCCGGCGGCGCCGACATCGCCGAACTGCGCGAGCGCGGCCGCGACGAGGCCTTCGCCGGGATCAACCGCAACCTGTTCGACCGCATCGCGAAGCTGCCGCTGCCCACCGTCGCCGCGGTGAGCGGGTACGCGCTCGGCGGCGGCGCCGAACTGTCCTACGCCTGCGACCTCCGCGTCGCCGCCGAGACCGCGGTCTTCGGCAACCCGGAGCCGGGACTGGGCATCATGGCCGCGGCCGGCGCCAGCTACCGGCTGCCGGAACTGGTGGGCACGTCCGTCGCCAAGCAGGTCCTGCTCGGCGGCCGGAACCTCGACGCCGCCACGGCACTGCGCTGCGGGCTCGTGATGGACGTCGTCGCCCCCGGCGAGCATCTCGAGGCCGCGCACAAGGTGATCGACCGCATCACCCGGTCGGCGCCGCTGGCGCTCAAGCTCACGAAGGTGATCGTCGACGCCCCCGGCTCGCACCCGTTCGCCGACGACATCGCGCAGGCGGTGCTGTTCGAGAGCCGCGACAAACACGACCGCATGACTGCCTTTCTGGAGAAGAAGAAATGA